From the Chitinolyticbacter meiyuanensis genome, one window contains:
- the secG gene encoding preprotein translocase subunit SecG, producing MDNLVHTLVLIVNVVAAFAVIVLVLLQHGKGADMGAAFGSGSAGSLFGSSGSANFLSRSTAVCATVFFVTCLVLVFVTSPSGKSSAGAMEGFKPTAAAPSASAPAQIPE from the coding sequence ATGGATAATCTCGTTCACACTCTGGTCCTGATCGTCAACGTTGTCGCCGCATTTGCGGTGATCGTGCTGGTGTTGTTGCAGCACGGCAAAGGTGCTGACATGGGGGCCGCTTTCGGTAGTGGTTCCGCAGGTAGTCTGTTCGGTTCCTCTGGTTCGGCCAATTTTCTGAGTCGCTCGACCGCCGTGTGTGCCACGGTGTTCTTTGTGACTTGCCTCGTGCTGGTGTTTGTCACTTCCCCGTCCGGCAAATCCTCGGCCGGTGCGATGGAAGGGTTCAAGCCGACAGCGGCGGCGCCCAGCGCTTCGGCGCCGGCCCAGATCCCCGAGTGA
- the pstS gene encoding phosphate ABC transporter substrate-binding protein PstS: MTFARKVLVTLGVSAGLFIAHANAADITGAGASFPYPLYAKWAEQYKAKSGSGLNYQSIGSGGGIKQIQAKTVDFGASDAPMTADKLNAAGLVQFPTVMGGVVPVINVPGITAGQVKLTPTLLADIFLGKITKWNDAAIAKLNPGVKLPEQNITVVHRADGSGTTWIFTNYLSKVSPEWKTKVGNEASVQWPKGVGGKGNEGVAQYVSRIKGAIGYVEYAYAKKNKMAHTQLQNKAGSFVNPDDTTFKAAAASADWNGTPGFAVVLTDQSGAQAWPITGATFILMHKKQEKPAQATEVLKFFDWAYKDGDNTSLELDYVPMPAAVKDTIRSSWKQITGADNSPVWK, translated from the coding sequence ATGACGTTCGCACGCAAAGTGCTCGTGACCCTCGGCGTTTCTGCCGGCCTGTTCATTGCCCATGCTAACGCTGCTGACATCACCGGCGCCGGTGCGAGTTTCCCGTACCCGCTTTATGCAAAGTGGGCTGAGCAATACAAGGCCAAGTCCGGCAGCGGTCTGAACTACCAATCGATCGGTTCGGGCGGCGGCATCAAGCAGATCCAGGCCAAGACCGTCGACTTCGGCGCATCCGATGCCCCGATGACCGCCGACAAGCTCAATGCTGCCGGCCTCGTGCAATTCCCGACCGTGATGGGCGGCGTGGTGCCGGTCATCAACGTCCCGGGCATCACCGCCGGCCAGGTCAAGCTGACCCCAACCCTGCTCGCCGACATCTTCCTCGGCAAGATCACCAAGTGGAACGACGCGGCCATCGCCAAGCTGAACCCGGGTGTGAAGCTGCCGGAACAGAACATCACCGTGGTCCACCGCGCCGACGGCTCGGGCACCACCTGGATCTTCACCAACTACCTGTCCAAGGTCTCGCCGGAGTGGAAGACCAAGGTCGGCAATGAAGCCTCGGTGCAATGGCCCAAGGGCGTGGGTGGCAAGGGTAACGAAGGCGTGGCCCAGTACGTGAGCCGCATCAAGGGTGCCATCGGTTACGTGGAATACGCCTATGCCAAGAAGAACAAGATGGCCCACACCCAGCTGCAGAACAAGGCTGGCAGCTTCGTGAACCCGGACGACACCACCTTCAAGGCCGCTGCCGCTTCGGCCGACTGGAACGGCACCCCCGGCTTTGCCGTGGTGCTGACCGACCAGTCGGGCGCGCAAGCCTGGCCTATCACCGGCGCCACCTTCATCCTGATGCACAAGAAGCAGGAAAAGCCAGCGCAGGCCACCGAAGTGCTGAAGTTCTTCGACTGGGCCTACAAGGATGGCGACAACACCTCGCTGGAACTGGATTACGTGCCGATGCCGGCCGCGGTCAAGGACACCATCCGCAGCTCGTGGAAGCAGATCACCGGCGCCGACAACAGCCCGGTCTGGAAGTAA
- a CDS encoding NADH-quinone oxidoreductase subunit A produces the protein MLQNYFPILLFLVVGVLVGVAPMLLGWGVGKVLGTVKPDPAKLSPYECGFEAFEDARMQFDVRYYLVAILFILFDLEVAFLVPWAVVLDEIGMFGFVSMMIFLAVLVVGFVYEWMKGALEWE, from the coding sequence ATGCTGCAGAACTATTTCCCCATACTGTTGTTCCTGGTGGTGGGTGTGCTGGTGGGTGTTGCGCCCATGTTGCTCGGTTGGGGCGTGGGCAAGGTGCTGGGCACCGTTAAGCCCGATCCGGCCAAGCTGTCCCCGTACGAGTGCGGCTTCGAAGCCTTCGAAGACGCGCGCATGCAGTTCGACGTGCGTTACTACCTCGTTGCCATCCTCTTCATTCTGTTCGATCTCGAAGTGGCCTTCCTCGTGCCCTGGGCCGTGGTGCTCGATGAAATCGGCATGTTCGGCTTCGTGTCCATGATGATTTTCCTCGCGGTGCTCGTGGTCGGCTTCGTATACGAGTGGATGAAAGGCGCCTTGGAGTGGGAATGA
- a CDS encoding NADH-quinone oxidoreductase subunit D yields the protein MTAEIRNYTLNFGPQHPAAHGVLRLVLELDGEVVERADPHIGLLHRATEKLAESKTFIQSLPYMDRLDYVSMMSNEHAYVMAIEKLAGIEVPIRAQYIRVMFDEITRILNHLMWIGAHGLDCGAMTIFLYAFREREDLMDCYEAVSGARMHAAYYRPGGVYRDLPEQMPQYQASKVRNEAAIKRLNSNREGSLLDFIEDFTKRFPTYVDEYETLLTDNRIWKQRTVGIGVLTPERAMNLGLTGPMLRGSGIAWDLRKKQPYEVYDKLDFDIPVGKNGDCYDRYLVRVEEMRQSNRIIKQCVQWLRANPGPVIVDNHKIAPPSRLDMKSNMEELIHHFKLFTEGMHVPEGEAYAAVEHPKGEFGIYMVSDGANKPYRLKIRAPGFAHLAALDEMARGHMLSDVVAIIGTQDIVFGEIDR from the coding sequence GTGACCGCTGAAATCCGTAACTACACGCTGAACTTCGGCCCGCAACACCCGGCCGCGCACGGCGTGCTGCGTCTGGTGCTCGAGCTTGACGGCGAAGTCGTCGAGCGCGCCGATCCGCACATCGGCCTGCTGCATCGCGCCACCGAGAAGCTGGCCGAATCCAAGACCTTCATTCAGTCGCTGCCGTACATGGATCGTCTCGACTACGTGTCGATGATGTCCAACGAGCACGCCTACGTGATGGCAATCGAAAAGCTCGCCGGCATCGAAGTGCCGATCCGTGCGCAATACATCCGCGTGATGTTCGACGAGATCACCCGCATCCTGAACCACCTGATGTGGATCGGTGCGCACGGCCTCGATTGCGGCGCGATGACCATTTTCCTCTACGCGTTCCGCGAACGCGAAGACCTGATGGATTGCTACGAGGCCGTATCGGGCGCGCGCATGCACGCGGCCTACTACCGTCCGGGTGGTGTGTACCGCGATCTGCCGGAGCAGATGCCACAGTATCAGGCATCGAAGGTGCGCAACGAAGCGGCGATCAAGCGGCTGAACAGCAACCGTGAAGGCTCGCTGCTCGACTTCATCGAAGATTTCACCAAGCGCTTCCCAACCTATGTCGACGAGTACGAAACGCTGCTTACCGACAACCGTATCTGGAAGCAGCGTACCGTTGGCATCGGCGTGCTCACGCCCGAGCGTGCGATGAATCTGGGCCTGACCGGCCCGATGCTGCGCGGCTCCGGCATTGCCTGGGATCTGCGCAAGAAGCAGCCGTACGAAGTGTACGACAAGCTCGACTTCGACATCCCGGTTGGCAAGAACGGTGATTGCTACGACCGCTACCTTGTCCGCGTCGAAGAAATGCGCCAGTCCAACCGCATCATCAAGCAGTGCGTGCAGTGGCTGCGTGCGAACCCGGGCCCGGTGATCGTCGACAACCACAAGATCGCGCCGCCGTCGCGCCTGGACATGAAGTCCAACATGGAAGAGCTGATCCACCACTTCAAGCTCTTCACCGAAGGCATGCATGTGCCCGAAGGCGAGGCCTACGCTGCCGTCGAGCATCCGAAGGGCGAGTTCGGCATCTACATGGTGTCGGACGGTGCCAACAAGCCTTACCGCCTGAAGATCCGCGCCCCCGGTTTCGCGCATCTGGCCGCCCTCGATGAGATGGCGCGTGGCCACATGTTGTCGGACGTGGTCGCCATCATCGGCACGCAGGACATCGTATTTGGGGAGATCGACCGCTAA
- the pstA gene encoding phosphate ABC transporter permease PstA: MNLYFRRRLINSISLALSLAAMAFGLFWLIWILYTLLKNGLGGITIAMFTQATPAPGSPGGLANAIIGSLAMAGTGTLIGTPIGILAGTYLAEFGHKGWLAPATRFINDILLSAPSIVIGLFVYEVYVRHVGHFSGWAGALALSLLVIPVVVRTTENMLKLVPNSMREAAYALGAPQWKMVLSVSLRAAKAGVVTGVLLAVARILGETAPLLFTALNNQFYSNMNQPMANLPVVIFQYAMSPYEDWHALAWGGSLLIGVFVLGINIVARALVRNPSQN; encoded by the coding sequence ATGAACCTCTACTTTCGCCGCAGACTGATCAACAGCATCAGCCTTGCTCTGTCGCTCGCCGCCATGGCTTTCGGCCTGTTCTGGCTGATATGGATCCTCTACACACTGCTCAAGAACGGCTTGGGCGGCATCACCATCGCCATGTTCACCCAGGCCACGCCCGCTCCGGGCAGCCCGGGCGGCCTTGCCAACGCCATCATCGGCAGCCTGGCCATGGCCGGCACCGGCACGCTGATCGGCACGCCGATCGGCATCCTGGCCGGCACCTACCTCGCCGAGTTTGGCCACAAGGGCTGGCTGGCGCCGGCCACGCGCTTCATCAACGACATCCTGCTGTCCGCCCCATCCATCGTCATCGGCCTGTTCGTCTACGAGGTGTACGTGCGCCACGTTGGCCACTTCTCCGGCTGGGCCGGCGCGCTGGCACTGTCGCTGCTGGTGATCCCGGTGGTGGTGCGCACGACGGAGAACATGCTCAAGCTCGTGCCCAACAGCATGCGCGAAGCGGCCTACGCACTAGGTGCGCCGCAGTGGAAGATGGTGCTGTCGGTCAGCCTGCGCGCGGCCAAGGCTGGCGTGGTAACCGGCGTACTGCTGGCCGTTGCCCGTATCCTCGGCGAAACAGCGCCGCTGCTGTTCACCGCGCTGAACAACCAGTTCTACTCGAACATGAACCAGCCGATGGCCAACCTGCCGGTGGTGATCTTCCAGTACGCGATGAGCCCGTACGAAGACTGGCACGCCCTCGCGTGGGGCGGCTCGCTGCTGATCGGCGTGTTCGTGCTCGGCATCAACATCGTCGCCCGCGCCCTGGTGCGCAACCCGTCGCAGAACTAA
- a CDS encoding NuoB/complex I 20 kDa subunit family protein: MMEAQSLEKGFITTTVDTVVNWTRTGSLWPMTFGLACCAVEMMQAGAARYDLDRFGIVFRPSPRQSDLMIVAGTLCNKMAPALRKVYDQMPEPRWVLSMGSCANGGGYYHYSYSVVRGCDRIVPVDVYVPGCPPTAEALLYGLIQLQNKIKRTNTIARSKQIAAAQA; encoded by the coding sequence ATGATGGAAGCTCAAAGCCTCGAAAAAGGATTTATCACCACCACGGTCGATACCGTGGTGAACTGGACCCGGACCGGTTCGCTGTGGCCGATGACCTTTGGTCTCGCCTGTTGCGCGGTCGAGATGATGCAGGCCGGTGCGGCCCGCTATGACCTCGACCGTTTCGGCATCGTGTTCCGTCCCTCGCCGCGCCAGTCCGACCTGATGATCGTGGCCGGCACGCTGTGCAACAAGATGGCGCCGGCGCTGCGCAAGGTCTACGACCAGATGCCCGAGCCGCGCTGGGTGCTCTCGATGGGTTCCTGTGCCAACGGCGGCGGCTATTACCACTATTCGTACTCCGTCGTGCGTGGCTGCGATCGCATCGTCCCGGTCGACGTCTACGTCCCGGGCTGCCCGCCGACCGCCGAAGCGCTGCTCTACGGCCTGATCCAGCTGCAGAACAAGATCAAGCGCACCAACACCATCGCCCGCAGCAAGCAGATTGCCGCGGCACAGGCATGA
- a CDS encoding NADH-quinone oxidoreductase subunit C: protein MTMTLNALVDALNAKLGEAALSSLKVELDEVTIEVPAGQWAAVSLKLRDEFKFEGCLDVCGVDYSAYKDSVWEGSRFAAVYHLISYAHNVRLRVRVFATDDDFPVIPSVVDVWSGTNWFEREAFDLYGIVFEGHPDLRRILTDYGFVGHPFRKDFPLSGYVEMRYDPEQARVIYQPVTIEPREITPRIIREESYGDR from the coding sequence ATGACCATGACCCTCAACGCCCTCGTCGATGCATTGAACGCCAAGCTGGGCGAGGCCGCTTTGTCCAGTCTCAAGGTCGAGCTCGACGAAGTGACCATCGAAGTGCCGGCCGGCCAGTGGGCCGCCGTGTCGCTCAAGTTGCGTGACGAATTCAAGTTCGAAGGCTGTCTCGATGTCTGTGGCGTCGACTACAGCGCCTACAAGGACAGCGTGTGGGAAGGCAGCCGCTTCGCCGCCGTCTACCACCTGATTTCCTACGCACACAACGTGCGCCTGCGCGTGCGCGTGTTCGCCACCGACGACGATTTCCCGGTCATTCCCTCGGTGGTCGACGTGTGGAGCGGCACCAACTGGTTCGAGCGCGAGGCGTTCGACCTCTACGGCATCGTGTTCGAAGGCCATCCGGACTTGCGTCGTATCCTCACCGACTATGGCTTCGTCGGTCACCCGTTCCGCAAGGACTTCCCGCTGTCGGGCTATGTCGAGATGCGCTACGACCCCGAGCAGGCCCGCGTGATCTACCAACCCGTCACCATCGAACCGCGCGAAATCACCCCGCGCATCATTCGCGAGGAGAGCTACGGTGACCGCTGA
- the pstC gene encoding phosphate ABC transporter permease subunit PstC yields MTSPQSQEQRLKKQLMQDRLFRGSTQFFAFLVLALLAGIILSLLHGALPALQSFGFGFITSSEWNPVTEQFGGWNSIVGTLLSSFIALLIGVPVSFGIAIFLTELSPVWLRRPLGMAIELLAGVPSIIYGMWGLFVFAPWFADNVQPWLQQLTDGVPVLGTLFGGPPMGIGLFTAGLILSIMVIPFIASVMRDVFEVVPAMLKESAYGLGCTTWEVVWNVVLPYTKNGVIGGVMLGLGRALGETMAVTFVIGNAHSSISSLFDPATSIAATLANEFTEATTEAHTASLIELGLLLFVITFIVLSLSKLLLLRLQKSEGAHS; encoded by the coding sequence ATGACTTCCCCACAATCACAAGAACAGCGCCTGAAGAAGCAGTTGATGCAGGATCGCCTGTTCCGCGGTTCGACGCAGTTCTTTGCATTCCTGGTGCTGGCCTTGCTGGCCGGCATCATCCTGTCGTTGCTGCATGGCGCACTGCCTGCGCTGCAGTCCTTCGGCTTTGGCTTCATCACCAGTAGCGAATGGAACCCGGTGACCGAGCAGTTCGGCGGCTGGAACTCCATCGTCGGTACGCTGCTGTCCTCGTTCATCGCCCTGCTGATCGGCGTACCGGTCAGCTTCGGCATCGCCATCTTCCTGACCGAGCTCTCGCCGGTATGGCTGCGCCGCCCGCTGGGCATGGCGATCGAGCTGCTGGCTGGCGTGCCGTCGATCATCTACGGCATGTGGGGCCTGTTCGTGTTCGCCCCCTGGTTTGCCGACAACGTTCAGCCGTGGCTGCAGCAGCTCACCGACGGCGTGCCCGTGCTCGGCACGCTGTTCGGCGGCCCCCCGATGGGGATCGGCCTGTTCACTGCCGGCCTCATCCTGTCGATCATGGTCATCCCCTTCATCGCCTCGGTAATGCGCGATGTGTTCGAAGTGGTACCCGCGATGCTGAAGGAATCGGCCTACGGCCTGGGCTGCACCACCTGGGAGGTGGTGTGGAACGTGGTCCTGCCCTACACCAAGAACGGCGTGATCGGTGGCGTGATGCTGGGCCTGGGCCGCGCGCTGGGCGAAACCATGGCGGTGACCTTCGTCATCGGCAATGCACACAGCAGCATCTCCTCGCTGTTCGATCCGGCCACCTCGATCGCCGCGACGCTGGCCAACGAGTTCACCGAGGCCACCACCGAAGCGCATACCGCCTCGCTGATCGAGCTCGGCTTGTTGCTGTTCGTGATCACCTTCATCGTGCTCTCGCTCTCCAAGCTGCTGCTGCTGCGCCTGCAGAAGAGCGAAGGCGCTCACAGCTAA
- the tpiA gene encoding triose-phosphate isomerase — protein sequence MPRQQVIGNWKMHGSVGQIRSVLRELLRAGLGSNVALCVPYPYLALAKSLLTEAESPVQLGAQDVCEYHIGAYTGEVSAGMLADVGCEMVIVGHSERRRYFGETSEMAARKVRATLDGGLFPVYCVGETLEQRQSGVARDIIAEELQVLAGVPTSLYAVAYEPSWAVGTGVVATPDQIAEMHAFIKDTLDARTRVLYGGSVKGDNAGHVLAVDGVDGVLVGGAALSATEFLDICREAQ from the coding sequence ATGCCCAGGCAGCAAGTCATCGGCAACTGGAAGATGCATGGCAGCGTCGGGCAGATACGCTCGGTGTTGCGAGAGCTGTTACGAGCCGGGCTCGGTTCCAATGTCGCGTTGTGCGTGCCTTATCCGTATCTGGCGCTGGCCAAGTCCTTGTTGACCGAGGCCGAGTCACCGGTACAGCTGGGCGCGCAGGATGTCTGCGAGTACCACATCGGTGCGTATACCGGTGAGGTGTCGGCAGGCATGCTGGCCGACGTCGGCTGCGAGATGGTGATCGTCGGTCATTCGGAGCGGCGGCGCTACTTTGGCGAAACCAGCGAGATGGCGGCGCGCAAGGTAAGGGCCACGCTCGATGGTGGGCTGTTCCCAGTCTATTGCGTCGGCGAAACGCTGGAGCAGCGGCAGAGCGGTGTCGCGCGCGACATCATTGCAGAGGAATTACAGGTGCTCGCCGGCGTGCCGACGAGCTTGTACGCGGTGGCTTACGAGCCGTCGTGGGCGGTCGGGACCGGGGTGGTGGCCACGCCGGACCAGATCGCTGAAATGCATGCCTTCATCAAGGACACGCTCGATGCGCGGACCCGTGTGTTGTACGGCGGAAGCGTGAAGGGTGACAACGCCGGTCATGTGCTGGCGGTGGACGGGGTGGATGGCGTGCTGGTCGGTGGTGCGGCACTGTCGGCCACCGAGTTTCTGGATATCTGTCGCGAGGCGCAGTAA
- the nuoE gene encoding NADH-quinone oxidoreductase subunit NuoE → MVTSNQAPTLSAESQAKIDRELAKYPADQRRSALMSALRIAQVEHRWLSNELIAVVADYVGVPPIAAMEVATFYNMFDRAPVGRHKITVCTNLPCALSGGYQAADHLKHKLGIGFNETTADGKFTLKEGECMGACGYAPVLLVNNHSMCNHMTPDAIDKKLAELE, encoded by the coding sequence ATGGTTACCAGCAATCAGGCACCAACGCTGAGTGCCGAATCGCAGGCAAAGATCGATCGCGAGTTGGCCAAGTACCCGGCCGATCAGCGTCGTTCTGCGCTGATGAGCGCGCTACGCATCGCCCAGGTCGAGCATCGCTGGTTGTCGAACGAGCTGATCGCCGTGGTTGCCGACTATGTCGGCGTGCCGCCGATCGCCGCGATGGAAGTCGCAACGTTCTACAACATGTTCGATCGTGCGCCGGTGGGTCGTCACAAGATCACCGTCTGTACCAATCTGCCCTGTGCGCTGTCCGGCGGTTATCAGGCGGCTGATCACCTGAAGCACAAGCTCGGGATCGGCTTCAACGAAACCACGGCAGATGGCAAGTTCACGCTGAAGGAAGGCGAGTGCATGGGCGCCTGTGGCTATGCGCCGGTCTTGCTGGTGAACAACCACAGCATGTGCAATCACATGACGCCTGACGCGATCGACAAGAAACTGGCGGAGCTCGAATAA
- the nuoF gene encoding NADH-quinone oxidoreductase subunit NuoF: MTVYVKGVVFEGVDFDDPNSWKIDAYMQRGGYAALKKILQEGITQDQIIAEMKTSALRGRGGAGFPTGLKWSFMPRSFPGQKYLVCNTDEGEPGTFKDLDIIVNNPHALIEGMIIGGFAMGISVGYNYIHGEVFEAYERFEAALEEARAAGFLGDHILGTDFSFQLHGHHGYGAYICGEETALLESLEGKKGQPRFKPPFPASYGLYGKPTTINNTETFASVPYIIREGGQKFLELGKPNNGGTKLFSVSGHVNRPGNYEIPLGTPFSELLEMCGGMRGGKKLKAVIPGGSSAPVLPADIMMQCTMDYDSIAKAGSMLGSGAVIVMDETTCMVKALERLSYFYFEESCGQCTPCREGTGWLYRVVHRIEHGQGRPEDLDLLLSVGANIAGRTICALGDAAVMPVQGMLKHFRAEFEHHIEHKNCVAPGY, encoded by the coding sequence ATGACCGTATACGTGAAGGGCGTCGTGTTCGAGGGCGTCGATTTCGATGATCCGAACAGCTGGAAGATCGACGCATACATGCAGCGTGGCGGTTATGCCGCGCTGAAGAAGATCCTGCAGGAAGGCATCACCCAGGACCAGATCATTGCCGAGATGAAGACCTCGGCGCTGCGCGGCCGCGGCGGTGCGGGTTTCCCCACCGGCCTCAAGTGGTCGTTCATGCCCCGGAGCTTCCCGGGCCAAAAATATCTGGTGTGCAACACCGACGAGGGTGAGCCGGGGACCTTCAAGGATCTCGACATCATCGTCAACAATCCGCACGCGTTGATCGAAGGCATGATCATCGGCGGGTTCGCGATGGGCATCTCGGTCGGTTACAACTACATCCATGGCGAAGTGTTCGAGGCCTATGAGCGCTTCGAAGCCGCGCTGGAAGAGGCGCGTGCCGCCGGCTTCCTCGGCGACCATATCCTCGGCACCGATTTCTCGTTCCAGCTGCATGGTCACCACGGTTACGGTGCCTACATCTGCGGCGAGGAAACCGCGCTGCTGGAATCGCTGGAAGGCAAGAAGGGCCAGCCCCGCTTCAAGCCACCGTTCCCGGCGAGCTACGGCCTTTACGGCAAGCCGACCACCATCAACAACACCGAGACGTTCGCCTCGGTGCCGTACATCATCCGCGAGGGTGGGCAGAAGTTCCTCGAACTCGGCAAGCCCAACAACGGCGGCACCAAGCTGTTCTCGGTCTCCGGCCACGTGAATCGGCCCGGGAATTACGAGATTCCGCTCGGCACGCCGTTCTCGGAACTGCTCGAGATGTGCGGCGGCATGCGCGGCGGCAAGAAGCTGAAGGCGGTGATCCCGGGCGGCTCGTCCGCCCCGGTGCTACCGGCCGACATCATGATGCAATGCACGATGGACTATGACTCCATCGCCAAGGCGGGCTCCATGCTCGGCTCGGGCGCCGTGATCGTGATGGATGAGACCACCTGCATGGTGAAGGCGCTGGAGCGCCTGTCCTACTTCTACTTCGAGGAGTCGTGCGGCCAGTGCACGCCGTGCCGCGAAGGGACAGGCTGGCTCTACCGCGTCGTGCATCGCATCGAGCACGGCCAGGGGCGCCCGGAAGATCTCGACCTGTTGCTCTCTGTCGGCGCCAATATCGCCGGCCGCACCATCTGTGCGCTGGGCGACGCTGCGGTCATGCCGGTCCAGGGGATGCTCAAGCATTTCCGTGCCGAATTCGAACACCACATCGAACACAAGAATTGCGTCGCGCCGGGCTACTGA